In the genome of Bradyrhizobium arachidis, one region contains:
- a CDS encoding SGNH/GDSL hydrolase family protein, translated as MKAKVLLSLVLLCGSLAAPQARAGDAASAAAPAACELPSYLLTSESQLPRVADAVKAGKPLEILVIGSGSTRIPASEDSSYPARMQVILKDKLPPPEVVHVSVEIQSKKTAEEAAGTFVKLMEAKRPTLVIWQTGTVDAIRAIDPDDFRGAVTSGVAALQNAGADVVLMNLQYSPRTETMISVPPYLDNMRVVAQEHDVPLFDRFAIMRQWNDQGQFDLFSPSRGPELAKQVHDCLGRALAQFVIDAAHLGPAQQQN; from the coding sequence ATGAAGGCGAAGGTTCTCCTGAGCCTGGTCCTGCTATGCGGTAGTCTCGCCGCGCCCCAGGCGCGCGCGGGCGATGCTGCGTCTGCTGCCGCGCCGGCAGCCTGCGAATTGCCGTCCTATCTGCTCACCAGCGAGAGCCAGCTTCCCAGGGTCGCCGATGCGGTTAAGGCGGGCAAACCGCTCGAAATCCTCGTCATCGGCAGCGGTTCGACCAGGATTCCGGCCTCGGAGGACAGCTCCTATCCCGCGCGGATGCAGGTCATTTTGAAGGACAAGTTGCCGCCGCCAGAGGTCGTGCACGTCTCCGTAGAAATACAGAGCAAGAAGACGGCCGAGGAGGCGGCCGGGACCTTCGTTAAGCTGATGGAAGCAAAAAGGCCTACTTTGGTCATCTGGCAGACCGGGACCGTGGATGCTATCCGAGCCATCGATCCCGACGATTTCCGCGGCGCTGTGACCTCAGGGGTTGCCGCGCTGCAAAATGCAGGGGCTGACGTCGTCTTGATGAATTTGCAGTACAGCCCGCGTACCGAAACCATGATCTCGGTGCCGCCATATCTCGACAACATGCGGGTGGTGGCGCAGGAGCATGACGTCCCGCTGTTCGATCGTTTCGCAATCATGCGGCAGTGGAATGATCAGGGGCAGTTCGACCTGTTCAGCCCGTCCCGCGGGCCAGAGCTGGCGAAACAGGTCCATGATTGCCTGGGCCGGGCGTTGGCACAGTTCGTGATCGACGCTGCCCATCTGGGGCCGGCCCAGCAGCAGAATTGA
- a CDS encoding SGNH/GDSL hydrolase family protein: MSTFRPFCLTASLAVPAAAALLLLTPASQSRAQAQAAQATPAPAPSANSASPAQTTVAATSPEQRGITSRAIDKVKQVAKSAGDILSRVPCLPPKDANKGGSKAMGSLPHVASKLVAGQPVVIVAFGSSSTAGFGASSPEFNYPNRLAAQLRRQYPTAHITVVNAGVGGEDAPEMMKRLQKEVIDVHPDLVIWQVGTNAVLRNLDPGDTAKMVEDGIGRIQAAGGADIVLVDPQYSPAVNQRAESAGKMVKLLGKVAELRHVGIFPRFEVMRDWHEKQSIPVESFVIADGLHMNDWGYACFAQLLGDDIIRSVGQIKIGVNVPADVRTYRPM; encoded by the coding sequence ATGAGTACCTTCCGCCCTTTTTGCCTGACGGCATCGCTGGCTGTGCCCGCAGCGGCAGCGCTGCTGTTGCTGACGCCGGCCTCGCAGTCGCGCGCGCAGGCGCAAGCCGCGCAGGCGACACCCGCGCCCGCGCCATCGGCTAATTCCGCATCGCCCGCCCAGACCACCGTCGCCGCGACGTCACCCGAGCAGCGCGGCATCACATCGCGTGCCATCGACAAGGTGAAGCAGGTGGCGAAATCCGCCGGCGACATCCTTAGCCGCGTGCCTTGCCTGCCGCCCAAGGACGCGAACAAGGGCGGCTCGAAGGCGATGGGCTCGCTGCCGCATGTCGCAAGCAAGCTCGTCGCCGGCCAGCCCGTCGTCATCGTCGCGTTCGGCTCGTCGTCGACCGCGGGATTTGGTGCGAGCTCCCCGGAGTTCAACTATCCGAACCGTCTCGCCGCGCAGCTGCGCCGGCAATATCCGACCGCGCACATCACGGTCGTCAATGCCGGCGTCGGCGGCGAGGACGCGCCCGAGATGATGAAGCGCCTCCAGAAGGAGGTGATCGACGTGCATCCGGATCTGGTGATCTGGCAGGTCGGCACCAACGCCGTGCTGCGCAACCTCGATCCCGGCGACACCGCCAAGATGGTCGAGGATGGCATCGGCCGCATCCAGGCCGCCGGCGGCGCCGACATCGTGCTGGTCGATCCGCAATATTCGCCGGCCGTGAACCAGCGCGCCGAGAGCGCCGGCAAGATGGTGAAGCTGCTCGGCAAGGTCGCCGAGCTCCGTCACGTCGGCATCTTCCCGCGCTTCGAGGTGATGCGCGACTGGCACGAGAAGCAGTCGATCCCTGTCGAGAGCTTCGTGATCGCCGACGGCCTGCACATGAACGATTGGGGCTACGCCTGCTTCGCCCAGCTGCTCGGCGACGACATCATCCGCTCGGTCGGCCAGATCAAGATCGGCGTGAACGTGCCCGCTGACGTGCGGACGTATCGGCCGATGTAG